Proteins encoded within one genomic window of Arcobacter sp. F2176:
- the petA gene encoding ubiquinol-cytochrome c reductase iron-sulfur subunit, translating to MSNETNRRDFIGYSFAAVAAVGGAASLVGMKQAWDPLPSVLAGGFTTVDLSTIKAGEPETFVWRGKPVFVLKKTADMDQSKRDLIVGSDRFIIAIGLCTHLGCIPAWKKTHWKCACHGGEFNASAENVFGPPPRPLDVPPFKLEGTKVVLGESSPEYKEIAAFVATEA from the coding sequence ATGTCTAACGAAACTAATAGACGAGATTTTATTGGTTATTCATTTGCTGCAGTTGCTGCAGTAGGTGGTGCTGCTTCGCTTGTTGGGATGAAACAAGCATGGGATCCACTTCCTAGTGTTTTAGCTGGTGGATTTACAACTGTAGATTTATCTACTATAAAAGCAGGTGAACCAGAAACTTTCGTATGGAGAGGTAAACCAGTATTTGTTCTTAAAAAAACAGCAGATATGGATCAATCAAAAAGAGATTTAATTGTAGGAAGCGATAGATTTATTATTGCTATTGGATTATGTACACACTTAGGATGTATTCCTGCATGGAAAAAAACTCATTGGAAATGTGCCTGTCACGGTGGTGAGTTTAATGCAAGTGCTGAAAATGTTTTTGGACCACCACCAAGACCACTTGATGTGCCTCCATTTAAATTAGAAGGTACTAAAGTTGTTTTAGGTGAATCTAGTCCTGAATACAAAGAAATTGCTGCTTTTGTAGCAACAGAAGCGTAG
- the thrC gene encoding threonine synthase — translation MNFIETRGNDGVKANEVSFSEAILSPSASFGGLYVPKSLPKLEDDFLQNHINSSYKELAYDILKAFDIDIDESEIKKALDLYDSFDDASNPCPVVKIENDLFVHEQYHGPTRAFKDMALQPFGSILSSIAKSKDEKYLILAATSGDTGPAALNTFKNKDNIQVACLYPSGGTSDVQRLQMVTEDGANLKVIGIKGNFDDAQTALKKLLASNTFRDELKKDDIKLSAANSVNFGRIIFQIIYHFWSYIQLLKQNEITFGEKIYLIVPSGNFGNVLGGFYALNMGVPIEKLLVASNKNNILTQWINTGIYDIRGKELQLTKSPAMDILKSSNIERVIYSLYGAKRTKELMEALNENLFFEMTKEETKELQKYFSAVNSDDEYGIKIIKRYTDKDYIMDPHTATCLKAYETLKEKDLKTVMYSTAEWTKFSPTVLNAISQNNEKYDDKTALENISKDCKVKIPDSISELFNSKILHDEVVEKEEIESKIIEFITK, via the coding sequence ATGAATTTTATAGAAACAAGAGGAAATGATGGTGTTAAAGCTAATGAAGTAAGTTTTAGCGAAGCAATTTTAAGCCCGAGTGCTTCTTTTGGAGGACTTTATGTACCCAAAAGTTTACCAAAACTTGAAGATGACTTTTTACAAAATCATATTAACTCAAGCTATAAAGAACTAGCGTATGACATACTTAAAGCTTTTGATATTGATATAGATGAAAGTGAAATAAAAAAAGCTTTAGATTTATATGATAGTTTTGATGATGCATCAAATCCTTGCCCTGTAGTTAAAATAGAAAATGACTTATTTGTACATGAGCAATATCATGGACCAACAAGGGCTTTTAAAGATATGGCACTACAACCTTTTGGTTCTATTTTAAGTTCAATTGCAAAAAGCAAAGATGAAAAATATTTAATTTTAGCTGCAACTTCTGGAGATACAGGACCAGCTGCCTTAAATACTTTTAAAAATAAAGATAATATTCAAGTTGCTTGTCTTTATCCAAGTGGTGGTACTAGTGATGTACAGAGACTTCAAATGGTTACAGAAGATGGAGCAAACTTAAAAGTAATAGGGATAAAAGGAAATTTTGATGATGCACAAACAGCATTAAAAAAATTGCTTGCATCAAATACATTTAGAGATGAGTTGAAAAAGGATGACATAAAATTAAGTGCGGCAAATTCAGTTAATTTTGGAAGAATCATATTCCAAATTATTTATCATTTTTGGTCATATATTCAATTGCTTAAACAAAATGAAATAACATTTGGAGAAAAAATTTACTTAATAGTTCCAAGTGGAAACTTTGGAAATGTTTTAGGGGGCTTTTATGCACTTAATATGGGTGTACCAATTGAAAAACTTTTAGTTGCTTCAAATAAAAATAATATCTTAACTCAATGGATTAATACAGGTATCTATGATATTAGAGGAAAAGAGCTACAACTTACAAAATCTCCTGCAATGGATATCCTTAAATCTTCTAATATAGAAAGAGTTATTTATAGTCTTTATGGAGCTAAAAGAACAAAAGAATTAATGGAAGCACTAAATGAAAATCTATTTTTTGAAATGACTAAAGAAGAGACAAAAGAACTACAAAAATATTTTTCTGCCGTAAACTCTGATGATGAATATGGAATAAAAATCATAAAAAGATATACAGACAAAGATTATATTATGGATCCCCATACTGCAACTTGTTTAAAAGCATATGAGACTTTAAAAGAAAAAGATTTAAAAACAGTTATGTATTCAACTGCTGAATGGACAAAGTTCTCACCAACAGTTCTAAATGCTATTTCACAAAATAATGAAAAATATGATGATAAAACTGCTTTAGAAAATATCTCAAAAGATTGTAAAGTGAAAATTCCTGATTCAATTTCAGAACTATTTAACTCAAAAATTCTGCATGATGAAGTAGTAGAAAAAGAAGAAATAGAATCAAAAATAATCGAATTTATTACTAAATAA
- the argB gene encoding acetylglutamate kinase: MQRKNTTVETLLDAIPYIKKFYGKIIVIKYGGSAQTSPDLQEKFAQDIALLSLVGIKPVIVHGGGARISELLKKLEIHSEFIDGHRVTCGDSMRVVEMVLSGEINKNITSLLNYHGAKAIGISGKDSSIIQAQAKDGGKFGYTGVITQINGKMITNLINEGFVPVIAPIADAKEPGHPGFNINADVAASKIAIALGAQKVLFLTDTVGVLDKDKNLLNSLDKSDVESYKKDGTIAGGMIPKVDSCIEAIYNGVNKAHIIDGRVEHSIILELFTSDGIGTQFVRKDNPNNGINLEKLLND; the protein is encoded by the coding sequence ATGCAAAGAAAAAATACAACTGTAGAAACACTACTTGATGCCATTCCATATATTAAAAAATTCTATGGAAAAATAATTGTTATCAAATATGGGGGAAGCGCGCAAACTTCTCCTGATTTACAAGAAAAATTTGCTCAAGATATTGCCCTACTTTCACTTGTGGGAATCAAACCTGTAATCGTACATGGTGGAGGAGCTAGAATTTCTGAATTATTGAAAAAACTTGAAATTCACTCTGAGTTTATTGATGGACATAGGGTAACTTGTGGTGATAGTATGAGAGTTGTGGAAATGGTTTTAAGTGGAGAAATCAATAAAAATATAACTTCACTTTTAAACTATCATGGAGCAAAAGCCATAGGTATTTCAGGAAAAGATTCTTCTATTATACAAGCCCAAGCAAAAGATGGTGGAAAGTTTGGATATACAGGTGTTATTACTCAAATCAATGGAAAAATGATTACAAATCTTATAAATGAAGGATTTGTTCCAGTTATTGCACCAATTGCCGATGCAAAAGAGCCTGGACACCCTGGATTTAATATAAATGCAGATGTGGCAGCTAGTAAAATAGCCATTGCACTTGGAGCACAAAAAGTTCTATTTTTGACTGATACAGTAGGAGTTCTTGATAAAGATAAAAATCTATTAAACTCACTAGACAAATCAGATGTTGAGTCTTATAAAAAAGATGGAACAATAGCTGGTGGTATGATACCAAAAGTTGACTCTTGCATAGAAGCTATTTACAATGGTGTAAACAAAGCTCACATAATTGATGGAAGAGTTGAACATTCAATTATTCTTGAACTATTTACAAGTGATGGAATTGGTACACAATTTGTAAGAAAAGACAATCCAAATAATGGAATAAATTTAGAAAAATTATTAAATGACTAA